From the Iodobacter fluviatilis genome, one window contains:
- the hisH gene encoding imidazole glycerol phosphate synthase subunit HisH — protein sequence MKIAVVDYGMGNLRSVTKALEHVAGDHAQIVLTADPAIVAAADKVVFPGQGAMPDCMKELTERGLKHAVLDAAREKPFLGICVGAQLLFEHSEEGDTAGLGVFKGNVVRFPKDKMVDGQGQKLKVPHMGWNEMFKVHDHPLWAGISDAERFYFVHSYHFQPDDNITVLESCYPYRFAAAVAKDNIFAIQCHPEKSHQAGLSLLKNFVNWNGNT from the coding sequence ATGAAAATTGCTGTCGTCGATTATGGAATGGGTAATTTACGCTCGGTTACCAAAGCTTTAGAGCATGTAGCCGGTGATCATGCACAAATTGTGCTGACCGCAGACCCCGCCATCGTGGCTGCCGCCGATAAAGTCGTCTTCCCCGGTCAGGGTGCCATGCCCGATTGCATGAAAGAGCTGACCGAACGAGGCCTAAAGCATGCCGTACTTGATGCCGCCCGGGAAAAACCCTTTCTGGGTATTTGCGTGGGTGCACAACTGTTATTTGAACACAGCGAAGAAGGCGATACCGCTGGCCTTGGCGTATTTAAAGGCAATGTTGTGCGCTTTCCTAAAGATAAAATGGTTGACGGCCAAGGCCAGAAATTAAAAGTGCCGCATATGGGCTGGAATGAAATGTTTAAAGTGCATGATCATCCACTTTGGGCAGGCATCAGCGATGCGGAGCGCTTTTATTTTGTGCACAGCTACCATTTTCAGCCTGATGACAATATCACCGTCTTAGAAAGCTGCTACCCATATCGCTTTGCAGCGGCAGTAGCAAAGGATAATATCTTCGCTATTCAATGCCATCCTGAAAAAAGTCATCAAGCTGGTCTAAGCTTATTGAAGAATTTTGTAAACTGGAATGGCAATACCTAA
- a CDS encoding surface-adhesin E family protein, translating into MLWLLFASPAYAEQWLQWAQDSDSSSWIDTDSVIERRNHVYYRYQWRYLKTQTSPDGDYDKRQTSAAVDCGAKRSASLKHQLWLQDKPVAELAGHDFITQNLAGTVHAVACLIAEQKKRGTALQLCQYQADINHPICGNTALIQH; encoded by the coding sequence GTGCTCTGGCTCTTATTTGCCAGCCCTGCTTATGCTGAACAATGGCTGCAATGGGCGCAGGACAGCGATTCCAGCAGCTGGATAGATACAGACTCGGTGATTGAGCGGCGCAACCATGTTTATTACCGCTATCAGTGGCGCTATTTAAAGACTCAAACCAGCCCCGATGGCGATTACGATAAACGCCAGACCAGTGCCGCTGTAGATTGCGGGGCCAAACGCAGTGCCAGCTTAAAACACCAGCTATGGCTGCAGGACAAGCCCGTTGCCGAGCTGGCCGGCCATGATTTCATCACACAGAATTTGGCTGGCACCGTACATGCTGTTGCTTGCCTGATTGCAGAGCAGAAAAAACGTGGCACAGCCTTGCAACTGTGTCAGTATCAGGCAGATATCAATCACCCGATCTGTGGCAATACAGCCCTGATCCAACACTGA
- the hisB gene encoding imidazoleglycerol-phosphate dehydratase HisB, which produces MRQITVSRNTLETQITVTLNLDGTGVSKFDTGVPFFEHMLDQVARHGLFDIEIKAVGDLHIDAHHTVEDVGITLGQAFAQAIGDKKGIRRYGHSYVPLDEALSRVVVDLSGRPCLEYNVEYTRAMIGGFDVDLFGEFFRGFINHAAISLHIDNLKGQNAHHQAETVFKALGRALRMAVEPDERMAGITPSTKGTLVG; this is translated from the coding sequence ATGCGTCAGATTACTGTTAGCCGTAATACGCTGGAAACCCAGATTACCGTCACACTCAATCTTGATGGAACGGGGGTATCTAAATTTGATACCGGCGTGCCTTTTTTTGAGCATATGCTCGATCAGGTCGCACGCCACGGCTTATTTGATATCGAAATCAAAGCAGTGGGCGATTTGCATATTGATGCCCATCACACCGTAGAAGACGTAGGCATCACCCTTGGCCAAGCTTTTGCACAAGCCATTGGCGATAAAAAAGGCATCCGCCGTTACGGCCATAGCTATGTACCGCTAGATGAAGCCCTTAGCCGTGTCGTGGTCGATTTATCCGGCCGTCCCTGTTTGGAATACAACGTTGAATACACTCGCGCCATGATCGGTGGCTTTGACGTTGATTTGTTCGGCGAATTCTTCCGTGGCTTTATCAATCACGCCGCCATCAGCCTGCATATTGATAATCTAAAAGGGCAGAATGCCCACCACCAAGCCGAAACCGTATTCAAAGCCTTAGGCCGCGCGCTGCGTATGGCAGTAGAGCCCGATGAGCGCATGGCGGGCATTACCCCTTCAACCAAAGGTACACTGGTCGGCTGA
- a CDS encoding TfoX/Sxy family protein yields the protein MPKKNEFVEFLLEQLAPLGSLRAKAMFGGYGIYCDEIFFAIVAGDILYIKADEQSKAEFTCLGLIPFSYSKKDGSVQSMAYYPLPEEALEEAKSMMFWARKGIAAALRKR from the coding sequence ATGCCAAAAAAAAATGAATTTGTAGAATTCCTGCTGGAACAACTGGCCCCACTGGGCTCATTGCGGGCGAAAGCCATGTTTGGCGGCTATGGGATTTACTGCGATGAAATTTTCTTTGCCATCGTGGCTGGCGACATCCTGTATATCAAGGCAGACGAACAATCAAAGGCTGAATTTACCTGTCTGGGCCTCATTCCTTTCAGCTACAGCAAAAAAGACGGCTCAGTACAAAGTATGGCCTACTACCCTCTGCCAGAAGAGGCTCTAGAAGAAGCAAAAAGCATGATGTTCTGGGCCAGAAAAGGGATTGCTGCCGCCCTGCGTAAGCGCTGA
- a CDS encoding ABC transporter substrate-binding protein translates to MSKHFKLVRPLLLAAMLSSTFAHAADTTKVEFWTFNVTKFAPYWNDAVQRFNKANPELEAVWVDMNWDQIQPKLISAIAAGNPPALVNFNTPWTHEFAQKDLLQPLDALIGKNKAEYQAGALQDLTVNGKIYGYPFYNAASVIAYNKELLAKSGIKSNPKNFAEFVATARTITAKTGVAAFSPKLATKSGDGGMIPWFQYMGLPIFANGKAVFNSPKHIKAVETFADMYKKGVLPKDSFRLEFEQEIAGYSAGKLAMMTTAPTALGKLADSSKVAYEKTAIMAFPQDEGKLVLGSWLMSFVQPKGYKNPEAAAKLGLFLTNSEQQLGFSKATGTTFPSARKAAESDFFSSGAEGGDPVAVARATVAKSMGAARTLTLPAALMPDATTMSKEFNDEVQAAIEGRKSAKAALDAAAKKWNDRIAAK, encoded by the coding sequence ATGTCAAAGCACTTTAAGTTAGTCCGTCCATTATTGCTGGCCGCTATGTTGTCTTCAACATTTGCCCATGCCGCAGATACAACTAAGGTTGAATTCTGGACATTTAACGTTACTAAGTTTGCTCCATACTGGAACGATGCTGTTCAGCGCTTCAATAAAGCAAATCCAGAGCTGGAAGCCGTTTGGGTTGATATGAACTGGGATCAGATTCAGCCTAAGCTGATTTCTGCAATTGCTGCGGGTAATCCTCCGGCGCTGGTTAACTTCAATACGCCGTGGACGCATGAATTTGCTCAGAAAGATTTGCTGCAACCACTGGATGCACTGATCGGCAAAAACAAAGCAGAATACCAAGCTGGCGCTTTGCAAGATCTGACCGTTAACGGCAAGATCTATGGCTATCCTTTCTACAATGCTGCATCGGTTATTGCCTATAACAAAGAATTGTTGGCAAAGAGCGGTATTAAATCAAATCCAAAAAACTTTGCAGAATTTGTAGCCACTGCCCGTACTATTACGGCTAAAACCGGCGTGGCGGCATTCTCGCCTAAGCTGGCAACAAAGAGCGGCGACGGCGGCATGATCCCTTGGTTCCAATACATGGGCCTGCCAATTTTTGCTAATGGTAAAGCTGTATTTAATAGCCCTAAGCACATCAAAGCAGTTGAAACATTTGCCGATATGTACAAGAAAGGCGTATTGCCAAAAGACAGCTTCCGTCTTGAATTTGAGCAAGAAATTGCGGGTTACAGCGCAGGTAAACTTGCCATGATGACAACCGCACCAACCGCATTAGGCAAACTGGCTGACAGCAGTAAAGTAGCTTACGAAAAAACAGCCATTATGGCCTTCCCTCAGGACGAAGGTAAATTGGTACTGGGCTCTTGGCTGATGTCTTTTGTACAGCCTAAGGGTTACAAAAACCCAGAAGCTGCTGCAAAACTGGGCTTGTTCCTGACCAATAGCGAGCAGCAATTAGGCTTCTCTAAAGCGACTGGCACAACCTTCCCGTCTGCCCGTAAAGCCGCTGAAAGCGATTTCTTCTCCTCAGGTGCAGAGGGTGGCGATCCAGTTGCTGTAGCACGTGCAACTGTTGCTAAATCGATGGGTGCTGCACGTACGCTGACATTGCCAGCAGCGCTGATGCCAGATGCAACAACTATGAGCAAAGAGTTTAATGACGAAGTACAAGCTGCGATTGAAGGCCGTAAGTCAGCAAAAGCGGCTTTGGATGCAGCGGCTAAAAAATGGAATGATCGTATTGCAGCAAAGTAA
- the hisA gene encoding 1-(5-phosphoribosyl)-5-[(5-phosphoribosylamino)methylideneamino]imidazole-4-carboxamide isomerase, producing the protein MLIIPAIDLKDGQCVRLRQGEMSDATVFSDDPASFVSHWLGQGARRMHLVDLNGAFAGKPKNLGAVKSILKAIDGEVPVQLGGGIRSLETIEMYLDAGIDYVIIGTAAIKQPGFLHEACDAFPGQIIVGLDAKDGFVATDGWAKITDLNVIDLAKRFEGYGVESVIYTDIGRDGMLSGVNIEATVKLAQALTIPVIASGGLTNLDDVRKLAEVESEGIEGVITGRAIYEGTIDFKAAQELADELSN; encoded by the coding sequence ATGCTAATCATCCCTGCAATCGACTTAAAAGACGGCCAATGTGTTCGCCTGCGCCAAGGTGAAATGAGCGACGCCACTGTGTTTTCTGACGACCCGGCCAGCTTTGTAAGCCATTGGCTGGGCCAAGGCGCCCGCCGTATGCATCTGGTCGATCTCAATGGTGCATTTGCTGGCAAACCAAAGAATTTAGGTGCAGTAAAAAGTATTCTTAAAGCGATTGATGGCGAAGTACCTGTGCAGCTGGGCGGTGGAATCCGCAGTCTAGAAACCATCGAAATGTATCTGGATGCGGGTATTGATTACGTCATTATCGGCACCGCCGCCATCAAACAACCCGGCTTTTTGCACGAAGCATGTGATGCATTCCCTGGCCAGATTATTGTGGGGCTGGATGCCAAAGACGGCTTTGTGGCTACGGATGGCTGGGCCAAAATTACCGATCTGAATGTAATCGATCTAGCCAAACGATTTGAAGGCTATGGCGTAGAAAGTGTGATTTACACCGATATCGGCCGCGATGGTATGTTATCCGGGGTGAATATCGAAGCCACGGTTAAGCTGGCCCAGGCGCTCACGATTCCCGTGATTGCTTCAGGCGGGCTCACTAATCTGGACGACGTCAGAAAGCTTGCCGAAGTGGAGTCAGAAGGAATCGAAGGAGTCATTACCGGCCGTGCCATTTACGAAGGCACAATAGACTTTAAAGCGGCGCAAGAACTGGCCGACGAATTGTCTAACTAA